Part of the Zea mays cultivar B73 chromosome 4, Zm-B73-REFERENCE-NAM-5.0, whole genome shotgun sequence genome is shown below.
TTATTTGTAATGAAATTTGTGACTCATCAAACTTGTGTAGCTGATTAGTAGCTAGCCAAGAGGGTGCTAAGGAGTAACGTTGACATATAATTCGTCTAATATTTCATCTCATCTGACAATCATACGATGACCATATTAGCAATTGCATAAAGAAACATTGATCTGCACATTTTTAATCATACCGGTAAAAACTGTACATTTTTCAGGGACAATAATAATAGCTGCTGTATCTTGTGAAGTTATCTGATACCTCTTCCAACTTTGGTTACTGAAGGTATTGATTTCATTCCAAACCCATTTTTCAATTATATTTTTCTATTTACTAATGTCAATGACTACGCATTCCTTTTCATATTTAACCTTATGACGACACTTGCTACGGAAATGCAGTTTCTGCTGAGGATCATTTATGAATGCTCATCGACATTCTTGCCAAATTTCAAATCCCCTCCCGAAGGGTTCGGGTACTGGCAAACAATTTTGCTTGCTAGACAACACGAGGTACAGGATAACAGGGGCTGTCAGTTCGTTCATACATTTTGGTCGCTGGCGCCTTGCTCATGTTTAAACAATTATTGATCCCATCTCGGTTCATACAGCTGCCCACACCCCCACCCCCGGTTCCATATGTTTTTTGTTCTACTTTTACCATCAGAAAGTTAACGCCCTTCCTGTTCTTTCCGCTCATTGGTGTATGGCATACTGTACCTCTGTTGTATAATAATAGGAACTTTAGAAGAAAATGGCCTTTGTAAAATTATCGACGCTCCATAGTACATGTGCTACCGTTATAGATGTACCAACTGATACTCTGATAGCAGAACCGTAAAATGTCGTCGCAGACTcgcagctgtgaacacagccatgTTATCGCTGGTCCTGACTGTAGAAAAGCCAACTGTAATCGTGACTGACAACCCGGCTGATCGTGGGCCAAACTCGACGAGACACGACTAGGCCTGCTAATGGCAAAAAATTCAATCTACTCCGACCCATACCCAAATCTAATTACTTTGATATCCATCCCACACCTAACCAAAAATAATAGAAGGAAGTTAAACCCAACCCATCCAATAACATTATTGATCCCAAACCAACCCGTaaaggcttgttcggttattcctatcgcatctggattggatgggattggaaaaaaatatgaaagattttgacttgttCGGGATTGAAACCCACTTaatcccacccaatccacatggattgagagcaaacgaacaagccctaattgGGTGGAAACTCATGAAAAATCCATGAGTTTAGCTTATTGTCTCACGTCAAGCTAAATATAAAATGATCTACattttatattttgaacatttcttcatatgataaactaaaaaataaatttgttcataaaacctatatctctcatagtttatgaaactacgagagatatgtatagaatttgtgcatattgttagaactatCATGTAAGATGAATAAATGATCAAACaatcaaaataaactttgtagatcttgaaaagttatagaagtttgtagttgacaactttttcatttgaagtcatattgtcaacgaaaactatgtctgaatttaaaaattttaaaatttgaattttgaaaacaacctcgaaagaaaaaaccaccaacatgaaagttgtaggtattgaagagttatgaaactttgtagttgacaatgttttggtttgaaatcatcttgtcatgcaaaactatgtttgaattttgaaatttgaatttttcaaactacctcggatggaaaaccaccaaaataaaagttgtaggtcttgaaatgtaatgaaactttgtaattatcaactttttatttgaaatcatcttatcattgaaaatttcgtatgaagttttcaaatttaaaattcaaattttgtaaacagtctcgaatgtagaaactattaaaatagaatttgtagatctcaaaaagttatgcaacttgccaactttatagttggtcacattttcaaataaaatggtactgataAAATGGTATAGTATAGTGTGTTGTGTGTGACTAAAGAAATCAAAGACTTCTCTAAACCtgaaataaaatggtactgattAGGGTGGTAGTCTGATTGGTGAATACCCATGGAAACTCATATATACAAATCCATATATACCCATGGGTATCAACCATTTTGACCCGCAATATAAAATAAACTCACCCAACCCAACCCATTAATAATTAAAACCCATCACAACCCACCAAAACAAAACCATTTCTTAAACTCATCTAAAATATTTATTTACACCCACCCCATTTGCAGGCCTAGACACGACACGCGCTATACGGTCGGTTGCCAGATTTTTTGGCCTTACTGCGACGCTGCTTTTTAGGGTATTACTACATGCTAGTATATATAGTTGGAATCAGCTACAGATAAGCGCCCAAAGGAACTGCTTACTGCGGATTACCCTCTTTAGGGCTATGTTTTTCTTGGATAAACTGTTGTACAGGATTGAGCTTGTCATGGGTCGATAGTGGAATGGTGCTCTGAAATAGAACCAAACTGAGGAGCGTTGCGTTGCCTTGCTAGCTCAAGTGTATAACCGAACTTGACACTTATCGGGACATCTTGAAAGAATGAATCAAGGATGACACGTCGCAAATTTCTGTGATTATCAAAGCCTAATCCTTTATGTTGGCCTGAACGGAAACTTGCTAGTAGAATCTATTTCTCATGTTTTTTTTGAAAGGGACGGGCAAAAGATTTGTCGGTCCAATATATTAGAGTAGAAGAAAACACTTACAAGACACACACGAAGACGAAAAAGAGAGGGGGTAGGAGGAAAGAAGAAGAGCAAAACTCGACTGTCTACTAAGATTAAAAAAACAACTCCAAAGCCACTGGGCTCAAAACTAACCCACTAGAGCGCCAACAAGCTCTCTCACTAAATAAGCGACCTGATCTGAATTCTTCTGCTGATTTCTGAAGATCTTtttgtttctttctaaccataagctCCACCAAAAGTAGATCAGAAGCCCATCGAATTTTTTCCTAGATTGCCTATTACAGAGACCTCTTATATTCCTCTACCAATCATACAACGACTCCGATGTCTGGTTTCCTCCCAGGAAAGAACAGTTCCCCATATTAAAATTTTGTTTCACACCTCTCTATTGAAAGGGCAATCTTTACATAAATGGGTTACCGTCTCTAGTGCTGAGTTACAAAGACAGCAAACTAGGTTGCACTGCCAATGTCTTTTCTGCATGTGTTTACTGGATAGGAGATCAAAACTCGCCAGAATTCGTTCTCTTATGAAGGTTGAATTGATGACATGATTTCATGTTATCATTAAGCCTTTTCTGCTATGGCCTATAAGTGAATGAAGTATTAGTGCGCAAATTCCTACCAATGTTGAACTATCGACAACAAGGTTGTAGGAATTCTCGGTACAAAAGATGTTCCATCGTTGGATTGGATTGTCATAAGATTCATTAAACAGATATTTCTTGCAAAATTTTCGACAATGGAGATACCTTTTTAGCGAAACAGATGGTGCAATCTTTCTGTATAAACGCATGAGCCCCCTGTCTGTTCACTATGCACAGTAATGAACGCCGAACCATTCGCAAAAGGACCAAGAAATTTGCATACTAGCACGGAATCAAAAAGATaaatatttttttttaaaaaaagaaggAAATCACGAGATTACAACTAAAAAGACATAATCAAACTTGACCACGCCACTCACAACACAAGCTCGGATTTCCCAAGCCCTGGTAGAATAGGGCAAATCCTAACTAATTTATTCCATGCAATGAACCTTGCCAATTTAAATTTGTCACAGCAGGTGTCCAGACCAGAAAGCAGTGATAGAGCTTGAGACAGAGGTCCTTGGTGTTCAGAAGACCCTCTGATTTCTTCAATGACCGTCTTCTTCCTCGCAGAATTTCGAGTACTTGTCACCATCCATGAGCGAACTGAGCTCGCCTGAATCGCTGAGCTTGACCTTGATAATCCACCCCTTCTCGTACGGGCTTGCGTTCACCTGACCAGAAACGAGAATCACTGACTAACCTACCCATGGAAGTTTATTTTTCAGACGAGTCCTGGCTAGTGTGAGCTGCAGCACTTACCAACCCAGGCTCCTCGCTTAGCTTCCGGTTCACCTCAACCACCTCTCCGGACACTGGTGAATTGATATCACTGGTCGCCTTCACGCTCTCGACAGCACCGAAGTTCTTCCCCTGGGATACACTGACGCCAACTTCTGGCAGCTCCACGTAGACAACATCACCCAGATGATCCTGGAAGCCAGAAGCAGTATATATAAAACAATTCTTAAGCAATGGAAACCCTAGTGCTGTATAGTGAACATGATACAATATATTGGAACTAGACGTCTAGCCAACAGATAGTGTGCATTATGTTTATCAGTAGTCAGTACAGATAAGAACTACAGCACCAGATAACCTTAGCATATGGAGTGACTAACACCTAGAACTGCCTCACACTCCAAATTAACAGCGATAGAAATAAGTGTATGTATCGACCTGGGCATGGTCAGTAATCCCCACGGTTGCTGAATCGCCCTCAACCTTCACCCATTCATGAGTGTCAGCATATTTCAGATCCTTCAGCACTGGAGAAAAAAAACGTAACATGAGAAAAAAAATTAGAAACCTGTGCTCCTGGGACCATTTGTTCTGCATCCGCACTGAGCCACAACAGAGCTATCTATTCATATAGAAATATTGTTTTCAGGTTTGTAACACATTTCCTCCCTCATCCACATCTAACACCAAAACAAACCTTATAAATATTTTAGCAGAGTATCGTATAagatctttttttttcttctccaTACAGTATGCACGCGCTGTCACCACGGGAAGGACAAAGCATTCGTATTTAGaaacataaataaataaataaataaatgaacCTTTCGCCGCAATAATCAACGCAGCCGTCAGTGAGGAGCGGCAAACCGCATCCCCTGAACCAACGTATCCGCCGGCTGAGAGGCCGCAGAACCATGGCCCAATCCGGATGCTTCCACAAGTCGGACCTACACGGTCGCGGGAACAACAAGACGGCGCCGTACCAGTCGCGAGGAGCCGTGACCCCACGAGCCAGAGCGCCGGGAACAGAGCAGGGACAGGGAGGGAAGACGTACCGGTGGAGAAGGCCCTGGGGAAGGTGGAGATCCTGAGGTAGGCGGCGGCGCGGGACGCCCACAGCGCCCGGGATCGGGACGCGGCGGCCATGGCCATGGCCACGGTCCAGGAGAGTGCGGTGGACGAGGGTTGTTCGGCGCCGCTCTGGCGCGCTCTCTCCCTTCCGCCCGCCGGGCTCGTTCCGTTCGGCGGTCAGCTGGTGGTGTGGCCTTGTTTCGCCTTTTTCTGCGTTTGCAAAAATGTAATGTAATGGAACATGGAGGAAGCTGGTGGTGCGAAGAGTGGAAATGGGCCCTGGTGGGCCTTTCAGTATTTGCCCTCTATGATTTGCAAATTTACCTCTGTTTTGGATCCATTAGTTTTGGAGGAATCTAAATCTATTTAAATAAAGTAAGCTATTTGGTTTGGAATTTGGTATTCTATCACTTTGTAAAGTTTAGATACAAGTTTATCTCAAATTTATAGGGATgtgagatggaaattgattttaTCTATCATTGGGTTATGTTTCTACTCTTGGCAAACTCTTCATCTAAATATGTGGCATATAAATATCTCTCACATATGACTAATAGTAGTATACAAATATTCCACATAAAaccatattagtttaattgatgtGTGCCTAAATTATGAGTATTAGAATGAAATTCAGTTCAAAAGGATGGCATATCTCTCACATATGGCTATTCCACGTAAAaccatattagtttaattgatgtggatctaaattatgattattagaatgaaattcaatttAAAAGGATCGTCTTATAGTTCTGGTGATCTATGTTGAAATTCAGGCTTTGCCCTTCGGTTTCCAACCAGGAAAGGGGAAGGAAGGTCCAGACTCCAGAGATGTCGATGATGTTCAAGTAAATCTGAAGCACCTCATTGTCTCGAACTAGTCACGTATGAGTAAACTTTGTTTTGATAAGACACAACAATCAAGCTTCAAACCTTCTATTTACGTATAATTTTactttatttttgcattaaacGGAAAGGGTAACACGAAACgatcgttgaaactggtgctttatatATTAGATAGATAGAATAGAGAATAGATTTTCCTCCTGCAAATTTGTGATGAATGGTTGCACCACCAACTTGCTCCACTGCGTTGGGGTGGACTGGCGTCACCACTCACCAACCAACAAACCGGCTCCACTGCTGTACGACATCGGGGCGAATCACGGGCTTGGGGTCGGTGCATGGGCGTGCGTAAACAATCCACTTAGGACGCCGGTGCTCTCTGACACCGATCGGACTTGTGAACGGCGGTGGTTGGTGGCTGATGCAGACGGCAAAACAGGTCTACTACTACTGCGTTGCATTAACCACTGAGGAATGCCCCCATCAATGGTATCTCGAAGAGGAGCAGCAGCCTAGCAGGCCAAAGCGGCTCACGATGGAATCAATTCTTAGATGTAGAAATGAGCTGGCCTCTTCCAAAATCTCGATCTCGTCCGATACATGTAACAATCGAAAAGCCAGAGCAATGGGGGCACATTCCATGTTCAGTTGTGAAGCTCTGTTCTTTCAGGAGCTTGGCTCTCTTGAAACTCTGATTTGAAACTCGAGTCGAAGAACTGTACATCGTATTGCCATTACAAGTACAGTGCTATTGAACTAAAAACATTATTGTTTCTTCTTGAAGGACACCCCCCAAAAAAAAGGaataattggatctataccattaaaagattacaactttagatatataccattggCTCCACATGTCATTGCCTCATATGGACCCCACATATAAGTGAGATacaatggtatatatctaaagttgtaATCTTTTGATGGTACAGATCCAAATTTCCCAAAAAAAAATGATGGCTGCTTTATTATGGTGGCCCATGGCTGGTGGTGGTGCCCTTGATGCAGCTCAAAAGTCAGTCGGGTACTTGTCAGGCTTGAACCACAACGAGAAGTCGATCCCTTTCTTCTTAAGGTCTTCAGTAGGAGGGCCGATCCGGTCCAAAAGCTGTCCACACAGACAACACTAAGAACAAAACCTGTCCATGAACGCCACAAACAATATGCCAAATTGTTGACAACAAACAAACCTGTCCATGAACAAGTCCGTTGGAAACAAGAACAGAGCGATCGAAGACCGTAAACTCTCCACCGTCCATGCGAGTTACCACCCCACCAGCTTCCTCTACTATCTGTCGAAGAAGCGGGCAGATATATATCAGCACAACATACACCATAAAACAAGATTATGCTAGATTGGAAACAGAGCTGTCATCCTCTGACTTAACGAGTACGCGTTGATCTAACAAAAGTAAATCCATTTATACgatcatgaaatataatataagcatcgatTCAAACCTTTTACTCTCGTTGTTCACAGAAAGGCCATGGACAGGATTCTGACACTATTTTTAGACTGGTTACTGCCATATTAGAGGCAGCCCCTATTTACGTATAACTAATTTTAACAAAAAAATGTTAGATTAGATCAATAACAGGTAATATCTGATTGAGGTGAGATTAGGCAAAGCAAAAAAAAAGGGGCGATATTTAGTTCTGATGTACTCATGGTTATTTATCAACACTGATTTGGAGAAGTACTTATTAAATGTTAATATTCCCATGGGAGATAAAGTAACTATAACTACCAGGACGCCAGCAGCCATATCCCATGGCTTAAGTCGGTATTCCCAGTAAGCTTCTGTAATACCAAGTCCAATGTGGGACATGTCAGCAGCAGCAGACCCTAGCCTTCGCACTCCCTGAAAAAAAAGAAGTATATTTCGAGGATGATAGAAAAATCACATGTGCAAATCTGCAAAAACAATTGCAGTTCGGCAAACTCTTACCCTGCTAATGTCAGTAAATTCCTTGAACAGATTCATATTGGTCGTCCAGGCATCATCGTGTTCATATCCAAAACCTGTGACGAGAAGTGATTGTTCCACCTAGAGAATGAGTTGACGACTACCAATCAGAGACAATAACTTGAAAACTTACATCTACATACGCAGTCGGGGTTATGTGACATTTAATTCAGACATCCGAAAACACTTTTTATGAATGACTGATCGAGCACATGGCCCCTGGCAAATCATCGCAGAAGGCAGGCTTGCACTCACAGATGAACATAATAGAAAAATGCATGACAGCTTCTAGAAGAGAAAATAGGCTACCTTGTCTGTCTGACTGACATGAATCTTTTGCCCATTACAGTAAGCTCCTCCGCCTGTTCGAGAGGAAGGAAAGACATAAAGATGGAGTCTCTAGAGTCCTCTAGCATGAAGAAGCAAAGCCAGTAGTTGATTGGAGAACCTACCAGCAGATGCAGAAATTGTACGGGTGCTCCAGCACATAGGCCCGCCACAAAATTCCACCTAAATAAGGAAGGGGTAAAACATAAAATCGCATAGAGAAACTGTTTCTATATGTAGTGTAATATTCTGATTGTTTGGAGCTCTGCTATGGAAACATCATATGGATCAAGAACTATATGATCAAACACTAACCACAGTAGAAGCAGCAGGCTTTCCACGGAAGAGAACACTAATGGACACAGAAAAGCTGGGGTAACCATGTGCAAAGTTCGTTGTTCCATCTGGAGGGAGAAATTTGGTAGATTAGATCCCCGTCATGCTAACTTAATTTTCTCATTAAATTCAGGTACAATAACCCATATATGCAGGTACACCCTTACTGCTGTGAAATATCAGATATATGAATTGTACTAGTCCTTCTATTTCTCAATCTGCTTGTCACTAATAATACACAGGACTGAATTCTTTTTCTCGCCGGGGTAACAGTAATACAGAGAACTATCACCTTCTAAATGAATGAAGTGGAGGATAGACTAATCTGTTCAAATTCACAGGTTTGCTGTAAAAAATCGAGAAATTATCTGGAAAACTACTGGAGCTATCCGGTATTACAAAGTACAAAAATGGTTACAATGTTAAATAGATGTTCGTCAAATCAGAggtaggaaccgagcaagggaccAAACCTAAAGGGTCAATGCACCAGAGGTACTCTGATAGGGAATCTCCAACAAGGCCGCCTTCCTCCCCAAGTATGAGGTGGTCTTTGAAGTTCTTGGTGACAACTTCCAAAATGACTGATTCACTCAACTTGTCTGTGCTGAACAAAATATAGAGCACTAGATTGAAACACTACGCTGTTTCACTTTACTGCATGAAACGAGGCGCTAATATCTTATACCTGCTACCTTATATAGCAATTAAACTAAGAACTGGCGCAGCACGACAATAACAGCGAGAAGCATTCTTACTCTGTCACCAGGTCTGCAACACCTTTATAGTGGATATTGCGTGGCTTATTAACAGCTTCCATTATAACCTGAAATAAGTAGGAGACGATGAGATACCTTGATATTTTATCTCTATCAACAGTAAACCTAAAATAAAAGGACATGTTTGTTGCCTTCTAAAAGTGGTGTAACCATTTCAGAGCTTGAAGCATTTAAACTTTAAAGCGGTACCCAACTATCAATATTTTGATATATCAAAATTCAAGAGTGTTAGTTGACTGAACGAACCAAAGTAGCAGACTTGACCCTATAATAACTGGTTAAAGAGACACAATTATGCCAGAGGGCAGAGCTACCCCTAAAAGTCTAAAACCCAATGCAACAAGTAGTTTGACAATTGGCACAACATAGCGCAATGAGCAGAATCAGCGAATTCATCAACTGAACGACTAGCACTTCTTGTTGCGGTTCAACAAACATGCAGTTTTGCGAACTGACAGACCACATTTCAACCAAACAAATCAACAAGCTGCGAGCGTTACCCCAAAATCGGAAATTGGGGGAGCAGAGATACCAAGCAACAAAGGCAACTGAAACTCACATCGGCCCCAGCTTTTGCGGCGGCCTCGATGACtccgagcagctcggcggcggggATCGGGCCGGTGGTAGGGGCGGCCACCTTGGGGTACCTGGCCGGCGGCGCGGCCTGCTCGGACGCCACCGCCATGATGTGCCGCGCCTTGCTGGTCCTGGAGCCGAGCGCACG
Proteins encoded:
- the LOC100286311 gene encoding glycine cleavage system H protein 1 (The RefSeq protein has 1 substitution compared to this genomic sequence), with product MAMAAASRSRALWASRAAAYLRISTFPRAFSTVLKDLKYADTHEWVKVEGDSATVGITDHAQDHLGDVVYVELPEVGVSVSQGKNFGAVESVKATSDINSPVSGEVVEVNGKLSEEPGLVNASPYEKGWIIKVKLSDSGELSSLMDGDKYSKFCEEEDGH
- the LOC100384405 gene encoding Phosphatase IMPL1, chloroplastic — translated: MARYLLAPTSTSSSTFLPKDGVKNSPTSRPLRLRALGSRTSKARHIMAVASEQAAPPARYPKVAAPTTGPIPAAELLGVIEAAAKAGADVIMEAVNKPRNIHYKGVADLVTDTDKLSESVILEVVTKNFKDHLILGEEGGLVGDSLSEYLWCIDPLDGTTNFAHGYPSFSVSISVLFRGKPAASTVVEFCGGPMCWSTRTISASAGGGAYCNGQKIHVSQTDKVEQSLLVTGFGYEHDDAWTTNMNLFKEFTDISRGVRRLGSAAADMSHIGLGITEAYWEYRLKPWDMAAGVLIVEEAGGVVTRMDGGEFTVFDRSVLVSNGLVHGQLLDRIGPPTEDLKKKGIDFSLWFKPDKYPTDF